In the genome of Granulibacter bethesdensis CGDNIH1, one region contains:
- a CDS encoding C2 family cysteine protease: MSLKKDTGLQGPSGQGWKPFTYSYRYGDSDPLSSQVTYTYPNQALYLTEPGDSTAISYTDIHQGQIGDCYVLSSIGELAMWYPGAIERMITRNADGTESVTLYMSASGTIPHYGETSFVATTVTVTNTFLNSGVNNGSSQNVVNGTKEIWPQVLEKAIATLGGGYSSIAYGGNPTTTLMMLTGQTAQAYYPYMSAEMLQGLLATKSLVVMDTGTSSLSYGLVGSHAYMLTGLSYINGEAYVNLANPWGYNNPAPIPVSQLANAGIVEIDVGHYVPAAITNILSISGTAGNQAVNDNASLNPFANVQIADTGINETETVTITQSALNGRLTSLGSGSYDASTGVYKVTGSVDSVNAALRNLVFIPNAHQVTPGSTVTTGFKIDVTDQDGVSASDSSTSVITTAVNNAPIITGLSSSSLKILDVGHVSPFAGTVISEPDFGQTETAIVTLSNASNGSLSNLSGGIYDAAKGIYQVTGTADQVSQALKGLVFNPTPHHAAANTQETTGLTLTVTDSGGASTSATTSVVATETAANKPFNDSVNIRAFSTQVISQPIDAASNGTFKLNMLSTAEFASTVSGAIKIDFKGFASQLVIDNASTFGNNVGTASYTGPLLKDFGRMEFIDIHGLSARNLKSDYSASTGLLQLTAQNGAKATLDFDPGSLGGRNFAFFSDGHGGTLITRF, from the coding sequence ATGAGCCTCAAAAAAGATACAGGCCTACAGGGGCCTTCAGGGCAGGGCTGGAAACCCTTCACATACAGCTACCGGTATGGTGACAGCGATCCGCTCTCGAGTCAGGTAACCTATACCTATCCCAACCAGGCCCTGTATCTGACCGAACCAGGCGACAGTACAGCCATCAGCTATACCGATATCCATCAGGGCCAGATCGGTGACTGCTACGTCCTTTCCTCCATCGGGGAACTGGCGATGTGGTATCCCGGCGCCATTGAGCGGATGATCACCAGGAATGCCGATGGTACCGAGTCCGTCACGCTCTATATGTCGGCCAGTGGCACTATTCCCCATTATGGGGAGACCAGCTTTGTGGCGACCACGGTCACAGTCACCAATACCTTTCTCAACTCCGGGGTCAATAACGGCTCCAGCCAGAATGTCGTCAACGGTACCAAGGAAATCTGGCCGCAGGTTCTGGAAAAAGCCATTGCCACTCTGGGGGGTGGATATTCCTCGATCGCTTATGGCGGCAATCCGACCACAACACTGATGATGCTGACCGGGCAGACGGCACAGGCCTATTATCCCTATATGAGCGCCGAAATGCTGCAGGGCCTTCTGGCGACGAAAAGCCTGGTCGTGATGGATACGGGCACTTCATCGCTCAGCTATGGGCTTGTGGGGAGCCATGCCTATATGCTGACCGGCCTCTCCTATATAAATGGTGAGGCTTACGTTAATCTGGCCAATCCGTGGGGCTATAACAATCCGGCGCCGATCCCGGTGTCACAGCTCGCCAATGCCGGCATTGTCGAGATTGATGTCGGCCATTACGTTCCCGCAGCCATCACGAATATTCTCTCCATCTCCGGTACGGCTGGCAATCAGGCGGTCAATGACAATGCCTCGCTGAACCCGTTTGCAAATGTGCAGATCGCAGATACGGGTATCAATGAGACGGAAACAGTCACCATCACCCAATCCGCGTTGAACGGACGCCTGACATCTCTGGGCAGCGGCAGCTATGATGCCTCAACCGGCGTTTATAAGGTGACTGGCTCGGTCGACAGTGTAAATGCGGCGCTGCGTAATCTGGTGTTCATACCCAATGCACATCAGGTGACACCCGGCAGCACTGTCACCACCGGATTCAAGATCGACGTCACCGATCAGGATGGTGTAAGCGCCAGCGACAGCAGCACCTCGGTCATTACCACCGCTGTCAACAATGCGCCGATCATTACAGGACTTTCCAGCTCCAGCCTGAAAATTCTGGATGTTGGGCATGTTTCCCCCTTTGCCGGCACTGTCATCTCCGAGCCGGATTTCGGGCAAACCGAAACAGCCATCGTCACGCTGTCCAACGCCAGCAACGGCTCTCTCTCCAATCTGTCGGGCGGTATCTATGATGCCGCGAAGGGCATCTATCAGGTGACCGGAACAGCGGATCAGGTTTCACAGGCTCTGAAAGGGCTGGTGTTTAACCCCACTCCCCATCATGCGGCAGCTAATACGCAGGAAACTACAGGATTGACACTGACCGTCACGGATTCCGGTGGTGCCAGCACATCCGCCACGACCTCCGTGGTTGCGACCGAAACAGCGGCTAACAAGCCCTTCAACGACAGTGTCAATATCCGTGCCTTCTCCACGCAGGTGATATCCCAGCCGATTGATGCAGCCAGCAATGGCACATTCAAGCTGAACATGCTCTCCACAGCGGAGTTTGCATCCACGGTCAGTGGAGCCATCAAGATCGACTTCAAGGGTTTTGCCTCACAGCTCGTGATCGACAATGCCTCGACCTTTGGCAACAATGTCGGCACGGCATCCTATACAGGCCCGCTGCTGAAAGATTTCGGCCGGATGGAATTCATTGATATTCATGGATTGTCAGC